A region from the Vicia villosa cultivar HV-30 ecotype Madison, WI linkage group LG3, Vvil1.0, whole genome shotgun sequence genome encodes:
- the LOC131659707 gene encoding uncharacterized protein LOC131659707 gives MLGVNNHVVMKGKRQSKKNKKEVKVTYISSPMKVKTSASNFRALVQELTGQDSNVADMFVEFNDCGHVDDDQNQKKSSTHQQWSGDYNNSSEAYMHESSSWIKLEDDYNFRSSLEPLHGPFQFDFLSFDME, from the coding sequence ATGCTTGGTGTTAACAACCATGTGGTGATGAAGGGGAAAAGACAAAgcaaaaagaacaaaaaagaGGTAAAGGTTACATATATTTCAAGTCCTATGAAGGTGAAAACTAGTGCTTCAAATTTTAGAGCACTTGTGCAAGAACTCACTGGTCAAGATTCTAATGTTGCTGATATGTTTGTGGAGTTTAATGATTGTGGTCATGTTGATGATgatcaaaatcagaagaagagtTCAACTCATCAACAATGGAGTGGTGATTATAATAATTCTAGTGAAGCATATATGCATGAAAGCTCTAGTTGGATTAAATTAGAGGATGATTACAATTTTAGATCCTCTTTGGAGCCATTACATGGACCATTTCAATTTGATTTTTTGAGTTTTGATATGGAGTAG